TGGTGACATTTATTTAAGCTCTAAAACAGTTCAAGCATTACAAGGGTCTATTGGTGCCTTGGAGACAGCTGTAGATTCCATATTCAAAGGTCCCTCCCCGGAGCATATTAGTAACAGAGCTTTTGTGGCTATACGACCACCAGGACATCATTGTCATTTCGCTACACCATCAGGGTTTTGTGTCTTAAATAATGCACACGTTGCCATTGAATATGCTGCGGATAGTTATGACGTGACACATGTTGCTGTGTTGGATTTCGATTTGCATCATGGAGATGGTACACAGGATATTTGTTGGAAACGTGCTGGTTTCAAAccagatgaagaaactaaGGAAAACGAAGAGTATGATGGATTTGGGAAAAAATTAGCTGAGTTTCCAAGGGTCGGGTATTTCTCAATGCACGATATTAATTCCTTCCCAACAGAATCGGGTTTTGCAACAAAGGAAAACATCAAGAATGCTTCAACTTGTATAATGAATTCAcatgatttgaatatttggaatattcATTTGTCCAGTTGGAGTAATGAGGAggaattttctaaattatatCGTTCCAAatatagattattatttgccAAAGCTGATGAGTTTTTCAAAACCGCGAAGAGTGAAATGGCTGATATGGGGAAACCATTCAAGggattaatattattaagtGCTGGATTTGATGCCTCCGAATTCGAACAGAAAACGATGCAAAGGCATTCAGTTAACGTACCGACTGAATTTTATACCATGTTTACCAAGGATGCCTTAAAATTGGCTCAAATGCATTGTCAAGGGAAAGTTTTATCGTTAATGGAAGGTGGTTATTCAGATAAAGCCATTACGTCAGGTGTGTTTGCACATCTAATTGGACttcaaaatcaagattGGATCAAAGAATGGGGGTCGGAACATGTCGTTAAGGAAATTGTACGTGGTTGTAAACCAGCATGGAAACCTTACAAAACAAAGCGATCGAAAGATGTTATAAGGGTATGGGCAGAAGAAGTAATACGCTTAGGTAGGTCGATGATTCctgaatttgaagatgtaattttcaaatcaaaagagaaaataagACAGAAAACTGACGTGGCACCTACGATTTCTCAAAGAGTAACCAGATCACATGGACATTATCAACCTACTTCCCCTGTGAAAGACTCTGATGTAAAACTGGATAGACACTCTCCGGAAAAGACAACGACAGTCGATAAAGATAGGAATGTACCTTTTATTGAACAACACTTttctgatgaagatgaaaatgaagatgacgatTATGTttatgatgaagaattaaatgaaacaTTTAACAAGACAGTCGAAGATATTACTATTGATGACATTTCAAGACATTTGGAGACGTTAGAAATCGTCCAatcagatgatgaagaggaagaacaacaatcaaGGAGCAGATCCCAACGTTCAAGTCAccaacagcaacagcaacaaccGAGACGTTTGCAGAGTAATGGAATGTATAAAATCCCATCCAGAACAACTACACAGCATTTAAGACAAAGTCGTAATCCCAACGCTCCTGGTTACGAAGACAGTGATATATCCATGATCTCTCATATTTCCACCACAAGGAAACATACTACAAGAAGTGGAGGCAGATGGTAGGTAATATCTGCTATTTATGTTTAGGTCTTCTTTTTTCCTGCTTCGTGCCAACAAAAGGATAGGGATACGTTTACTGTTATATTGTATGCTTCTTGATATACGACATATATCGATGCTTACATTACACTTAAAATCAATGCATATATGGTAAATACACtttgtattatattgtattatattgtattaCTTATAATACACTTTCTTTAGGCCTTCAAAGTCTATTTTGcgaaaatataaataagaACAGATTAATGACCGCCAAAGGCCGATCACATATTCTTACAGGATTTAATGTccaaaaaaagatatatatcGACAGCCTCGCAGAAAGAATATACTACAAAAATGACTACAAGTATAAGttataatttattaactaCATACATACACTATAAAAGAGAAGATTAAGACAAATAGGCgatttagaaatattaaGTATATGTTACAACAATCTTATATTCATTTCTCTCATCTATAATTGTggaatattaatatctaACTGCTCCCTTTGCGATCCATCTATTGGTTCAGCACCTTGGAAAATACAAGCAAAATCCACAATAAATGGCTGTAACAAAGTGATAGGGATATTCAAAGTGGGAGAGAAAACAATACAAAGATTTCTTACgttcattttatttagtttattattagcaTTAATTTTTACCAGTAACTCAAACAATGCATACATTAGGGACAAATTTTCTTTCGGTATTTCACCATTTGCAACAACTTCTCTTAATTGTAAAGCAGTATTTAGTGGGTCGTCATGATTGTCAtctataattttctttaatggtAAATATTGTTCATCACCGAATATCATATGGGGTAATTTTCTCAAATAAAGCTTTAGTAACCCTGAGATTGTATTTACACTTACTAAAGTAGAAACTTCGTCGCCATTAGGATCGGCGATTGTTTCATTGTATTGGCATAAATCAATATCGTACTCTTGgtcaaatttttcttgtaatgTTTTGATTAATGTACTTGAGCCGCTTAGTCTGAAAATACCTTCTTCTTGGACACCACGGTtcttatataaatattccaaaCATCGATATACAACACTCGGtatttcatattttctttggtaTGTGTGCGAACTTAATTTTAAACAATCATTTAAGGATGAACCAAAGACTGTGGCAGACTGAGGCATATATGAATGGCTGTTGGTTCCAGAGATTGATGGCACTAAGGTTTGGTTATTCAAATCTACAGATCTTACTGAAGATTTCGTTGGGGATTTAAGTTCAAGATCATGTGGAGGGATATTATCATAATCTATTCCAGTAAGTTTCTTGAACGGGAAAAAGCTTCGCTTCTTATTTCTTCTAACTTCcttatcatcttctataCTTTCTAAGAAAGGCTCATACGTTGCGGTTTGTGAACTGATACCTGTGTTGCTTTCGGTTGAATTAGATGTCACTTCAGATGTTAAATCGGTGACATATAATCGATCTGACCCTGTTGATAATCTCCGCTCTGCAATATTCAATGAGAACGAGTTTTCCAAAAACTGACTAATAGCAGAAATCCATAATTCACGTTCCTTGGAAGTTTCTGTGCataagaaatatttggtAGTTGAAGATAATCCGCTTTTCCTAtgttcattaattaaaaagCCGTTCTTCGTTCCATACTTATCATCAGGTAGATTCGGCAGTAATTCCATCATTGCCCCTTTTAGTCGTATCGTCTCGAACAATTGTCctttattgaaaaactGTAATGTATTTTCAGTTAATATACAATATCTCGTCTTCCAATTGTTAGCGTTGGATAAAGTTTTTGGTTTCctaattaataaatatccTTCTTTAATTGTATCACCTAGATCTAATGGGTTCATCGCCGTATCAGTACTTATGAATTGGgcaattttcaatgaaacaTTTGGTGGCAATTTAGGCACGGCATCAAAAAGAGactcaaaatatttattcaatatttctcTTCGTTGATCTATACGTATTGGAAGAtttgaattgaagaaactcCTATCAGGTAAGTTTGGTATCGTTACTAATTTGTTTGAAGTTAAATGAGATTTTAAATATACGTCTAATTCTCTCACTTTATTGATTgtctttgaaaatttaaacATTTCCTTACCAGTGTTCTTGTCTATAATAccaaaaagaatataattttcttcatatcTGTTCAGATCATGTTCctctttattttcattatataatgtgcttaaaatttcaattcttaCCGTAAAGAGTTCAGTAGGCTGAACGAATAAGGGAATATCTGATTTCAGAGACGATGCAGTATCGGAAACCGACCTAACATTCTctgtttttgatttttcctGTTGAACAGACAACGTCTGGTTACTCGCGGTATCCTCGGTAGTATTCGGGGTTGAGGCATTCGAATCACTGTGATGAGAAGAAATTTTAACGTGTAATAAGTCATTCAAAATGTTCTGTTTCTTCGTCGATGATGAAATCGTTGATGCATTAGTATCCTCAGTCCCTTCAGATATCGAGAAATTGGAGAATCCCTGTCTAGGGGACGTGCCAGTTGTGTTATTGCTACTAGGAGTCCCATTAATCATATTAGTCTTCCTGTTCAAAATAAGAGGAGATCCCAACCTATTGAATGTCGGGGTCATGTTGATATGCTTTTCAGAAACAGGCGTAAGTACAGGGGCAGATATGCGGCTTAGTTGTGGTTTTCCGTCTCTGTATGGGTTAACTGAATTATTCGTCTCTAAATCTTTCTCTAAATTCTTTGGTAATGGTTGATCATCGTTATTTTCCTTAGGGAGTAATGGAGCTGTGCCTACCAGCTCTTCATGCTCCTTCAAcctttccttttcttccttGGCTTCTTCCATTTCTgcctcttcttcttcgcCGAATGAAGTATCCAACAATTGGGCGAAATTATTTAGTTTTGCTTTGGAATTTGGAGAGAACTCCATACTTTTCTTCCCAGACGAAGTACTCCTTCTTAAATGAGCTAATGGACTTTTGGAATCAGAATATGTTGAAGGACTTCTTACGGATGAGATAACTTCATTTGAGAGAGTTCTTCTGGTATCGAGTATTTCCTCTTTGAAAGCTCCGTTATTCAAGTCATCTGTACTAAATTGCGAGTTACCCCTTAAAGGTGAATGGATATGATTGTTTATTACAGAGGTAACTCTATTTGGATTTTGAGGAGAAcccattttattttgtaaaggAGATTCTACCGAATTTCTTGGTGATTTAATAGTAATTCTTGAAGTTGTGTATGTTACAGACGTTGCCGGACTTGACAAGgattcttgtaattttgtaattttgtGAGGGCTAGAAATGAATCTGGCTGCATTCAGTAACTTAGTGTTATGATGAGAATCGTTATTAGTGGTCGTCGTAATAATGTCTACTTGAGGCTTTTGAGCAGAGTCCAGTTGACTTGAGGTAGAGGTGGATTGTGGTATTGGAATGCTGAGATTTTTGGTATTACTTCTCCTGTCCGATCTTGGTGGTA
The Naumovozyma dairenensis CBS 421 chromosome 5, complete genome DNA segment above includes these coding regions:
- the HOS3 gene encoding histone deacetylase (similar to Saccharomyces cerevisiae HOS3 (YPL116W); ancestral locus Anc_8.607), translating into MSTQDPLENFYRQFQIFVKNNPNVISAARAASQIPESAKAVIILSPYSLQHQFPRDWVSSSYKKTIVERPERLLACSMGISAAITMYPALFTLKSSHNKMGSLLSPHVYKVHGSQWPKEILRLCKEADSKLAQGKLEVPDSWNSGDIYLSSKTVQALQGSIGALETAVDSIFKGPSPEHISNRAFVAIRPPGHHCHFATPSGFCVLNNAHVAIEYAADSYDVTHVAVLDFDLHHGDGTQDICWKRAGFKPDEETKENEEYDGFGKKLAEFPRVGYFSMHDINSFPTESGFATKENIKNASTCIMNSHDLNIWNIHLSSWSNEEEFSKLYRSKYRLLFAKADEFFKTAKSEMADMGKPFKGLILLSAGFDASEFEQKTMQRHSVNVPTEFYTMFTKDALKLAQMHCQGKVLSLMEGGYSDKAITSGVFAHLIGLQNQDWIKEWGSEHVVKEIVRGCKPAWKPYKTKRSKDVIRVWAEEVIRLGRSMIPEFEDVIFKSKEKIRQKTDVAPTISQRVTRSHGHYQPTSPVKDSDVKLDRHSPEKTTTVDKDRNVPFIEQHFSDEDENEDDDYVYDEELNETFNKTVEDITIDDISRHLETLEIVQSDDEEEEQQSRSRSQRSSHQQQQQQPRRLQSNGMYKIPSRTTTQHLRQSRNPNAPGYEDSDISMISHISTTRKHTTRSGGRW
- the BEM3 gene encoding GTPase-activating protein BEM3 (similar to Saccharomyces cerevisiae BEM3 (YPL115C); ancestral locus Anc_8.605) produces the protein MSEQPNGSATLELLAQYDNHISERDKTIEYIERTTDPTNDNKPTYDELFKENVKLKLLVQEYETEIDSLKKTISLLRENRKSVNSESLDVILDQSSSISKDSDATRQSLTLPPRSDRRSNTKNLSIPIPQSTSTSSQLDSAQKPQVDIITTTTNNDSHHNTKLLNAARFISSPHKITKLQESLSSPATSVTYTTSRITIKSPRNSVESPLQNKMGSPQNPNRVTSVINNHIHSPLRGNSQFSTDDLNNGAFKEEILDTRRTLSNEVISSVRSPSTYSDSKSPLAHLRRSTSSGKKSMEFSPNSKAKLNNFAQLLDTSFGEEEEAEMEEAKEEKERLKEHEELVGTAPLLPKENNDDQPLPKNLEKDLETNNSVNPYRDGKPQLSRISAPVLTPVSEKHINMTPTFNRLGSPLILNRKTNMINGTPSSNNTTGTSPRQGFSNFSISEGTEDTNASTISSSTKKQNILNDLLHVKISSHHSDSNASTPNTTEDTASNQTLSVQQEKSKTENVRSVSDTASSLKSDIPLFVQPTELFTVRIEILSTLYNENKEEHDLNRYEENYILFGIIDKNTGKEMFKFSKTINKVRELDVYLKSHLTSNKLVTIPNLPDRSFFNSNLPIRIDQRREILNKYFESLFDAVPKLPPNVSLKIAQFISTDTAMNPLDLGDTIKEGYLLIRKPKTLSNANNWKTRYCILTENTLQFFNKGQLFETIRLKGAMMELLPNLPDDKYGTKNGFLINEHRKSGLSSTTKYFLCTETSKERELWISAISQFLENSFSLNIAERRLSTGSDRLYVTDLTSEVTSNSTESNTGISSQTATYEPFLESIEDDKEVRRNKKRSFFPFKKLTGIDYDNIPPHDLELKSPTKSSVRSVDLNNQTLVPSISGTNSHSYMPQSATVFGSSLNDCLKLSSHTYQRKYEIPSVVYRCLEYLYKNRGVQEEGIFRLSGSSTLIKTLQEKFDQEYDIDLCQYNETIADPNGDEVSTLVSVNTISGLLKLYLRKLPHMIFGDEQYLPLKKIIDDNHDDPLNTALQLREVVANGEIPKENLSLMYALFELLVKINANNKLNKMNVRNLCIVFSPTLNIPITLLQPFIVDFACIFQGAEPIDGSQREQLDINIPQL